The DNA window TGATGGtgtttacatttattatttttcagaaTTTCAGGGACCTAAATAGAAAACAAAGTTTATAGGTtcatattaagaaaataagttTAGGAGCTTATTTACTAGTTTTcttcttaacaaaaaaaaaaagaatgaagagTTTTCTCCTTTATTTAACATGCATTCCATCtcacttcaaaatcaaatacatttcttcatcttctccttaCATTTGATTGATTCAACTTGTGTGGTGTTAGAGAGAAATGGGACATCCAAAAGAACACAAACTTCCCGTTATTGATATCAACCCTGAAAACCTTAAACCGGGCACAACTTCATGGTTGACAACAAGCGAAGAAATTCGCCGCGCCTTTGAAGAGTATGGCTGCTTTATAGCAGTGTATGAAAAAGTGACCAGGGAGTTTCACGACACCATTCTTAATACAACGGAGGAATTGTTTGATCTTCCCTTGGACACAAAGATGAAGAACGAATCCAACAAACCCTTATACGGTTACGTCGGTCAGATACCTTTCATCCCTCTTTACGAAAGCCTAGGCATCGATCAACCCAACACTAAGGAAGGAGTTGAAACCTTCACCAAACTAATGTGGCCAAACGGGAATCCCAAATTTAggtaaaaaaaaagagaacaCAACCGTCGCTAAAACGTTTAACGACGGTTATCTTGTCGTTAAAAGTTCACTTTAGTATTCTTTCACTAACTATGATGAGTTTTTGTATTTCTAGTGAGACGATGGAGGCATACTCGAAGAAAATGGTTGAGCTGGAGCAAATGGTGTTGAGGATGGTTTTCGATATCTATGGAGTGGATCAAAAATATATGGATTCTTATTTGAAGTCGGTGACCTACTTATGTCGGGTGATGAAGTATAGACAGCCAGAAGATAACGAGAGTAACTACGGGTTCGTGGCACACACTGATAAGGACTTCGTCTCCATacttcatcaaaatcaaataaacgGATTAGAGATGCAAGCCAAAGATGATGGCCAATGGTTTATTGTGGATCAATTGTCGTCTCCATCATCCTTCATTGTCACAGCAGGAGATGCTTTCAtggtaataataattataattatgtaggaagttaaaccatttttatttatctaagtGTTAAAGTCAATTTTTTCTATGAAAAACAAATCAATTTGTGACATTAATTAGTAGGTAATTAAGTCCAAGAAACAACCAATATCAAAATGACATGATCAAATGATGTTACATAACATAGGGCgattagaaaatattttctcaagttAGAGCTCACTATAAGTTTGAACGATAAAAAGTCTAACAAATTTACGAATATATGTTGAATTAAGTtatgttttaaaacattatCTAATCTCTCAAAATCCGCATGAAATACTTagaaaaaaagtgttttcaataaaatttatcaatattttttttttcaaatcggCTAAGACTTTGATCAAACTTCATAAACTGTTTccaaaaaatatgtttgttcTAATATATAGGCATGGAGC is part of the Impatiens glandulifera chromosome 1, dImpGla2.1, whole genome shotgun sequence genome and encodes:
- the LOC124913675 gene encoding probable 2-oxoglutarate-dependent dioxygenase AOP1, which gives rise to MGHPKEHKLPVIDINPENLKPGTTSWLTTSEEIRRAFEEYGCFIAVYEKVTREFHDTILNTTEELFDLPLDTKMKNESNKPLYGYVGQIPFIPLYESLGIDQPNTKEGVETFTKLMWPNGNPKFSETMEAYSKKMVELEQMVLRMVFDIYGVDQKYMDSYLKSVTYLCRVMKYRQPEDNESNYGFVAHTDKDFVSILHQNQINGLEMQAKDDGQWFIVDQLSSPSSFIVTAGDAFMAWSNGRVHSPFHRVMMNGKTTRYTIAQFSFLDGKVETPEELVDDDHPLLYTPFDHLGYLSYYNMPENRRLENVVALKAYCELQTT